A single window of Desulfotomaculum sp. DNA harbors:
- the asnB gene encoding asparagine synthase (glutamine-hydrolyzing) encodes MCGICGVYGSNDLKKIELMTSTIANRGPDASFVKIIGGKHTLGSARLHITGQLDAPFPYCRDEIGPQVLLNGEIYNYRFWQKKLEDEGYTFFTGTDTEVIWAMYHKYGLEFVNKIKGMFAIAILDGDRLILVRDRFGIKPLFYCQRGNELAFASEIKALLRWTDRQPHLNESALQEILTFGYIYSSDETLFVGIKQVTPGEVLIFDGNEICSENYSVPPTAFSSPGTNEDYYFHKTLLSNTLPAAMRLVTEHGAHEVGVYLSGGVDSSLMAVLCKEIHGKIKTFHLTDSHHAPDLPWSRDVAKAINSDHYEIPVTLQDYLAELPKFVYHYENIVAGGVFDLQGGVAFHLLCKKASQHVKVALTGEGADELFGGYYWTYTHPLGFADRLRIRLKEAVKNVPNDKLAILVNQLFPLPEDELQYRLNIFNALLKSALSNYHLWSVDRSSGAFGFEIRPFYLYEDIVKLAGDMPVEYKAPKPGVTKLLLKDAAMNFFARYGLEAICNRKKFGMPAALNQLDNQVRIFINNNVSDAYVQRHYYKQYLTNKIDIFMFDLFFYFYFHKNGNFEPAFCLEEALAGGLFENMYS; translated from the coding sequence GATCTAAAAAAGATAGAACTGATGACCTCAACCATAGCCAACCGCGGACCAGACGCAAGCTTTGTAAAAATAATTGGGGGCAAACATACACTTGGAAGCGCAAGGCTTCATATTACTGGTCAATTAGATGCTCCTTTTCCTTATTGCCGCGACGAAATTGGGCCTCAAGTACTATTAAACGGCGAAATCTATAATTATCGCTTTTGGCAAAAAAAACTTGAAGACGAAGGTTATACTTTCTTTACTGGTACTGATACCGAAGTCATCTGGGCAATGTACCATAAATACGGGTTGGAATTTGTCAATAAAATAAAAGGAATGTTTGCCATTGCAATTCTTGACGGCGACAGGCTTATTTTGGTTAGAGACAGGTTTGGAATAAAACCGCTCTTTTATTGCCAGAGAGGAAATGAGCTTGCTTTTGCTTCAGAAATAAAAGCATTGTTAAGATGGACCGACCGTCAACCCCATTTAAACGAATCAGCTTTGCAAGAGATTTTAACTTTTGGTTATATTTATTCTTCGGATGAAACGCTTTTTGTTGGAATAAAGCAGGTTACCCCCGGAGAAGTTCTAATTTTTGATGGAAATGAAATTTGTTCCGAAAACTATTCTGTCCCGCCAACCGCTTTTTCTTCTCCGGGCACAAATGAAGACTATTACTTCCATAAAACACTGCTTTCTAATACCTTACCTGCCGCTATGAGGTTGGTTACTGAACATGGCGCTCATGAAGTCGGCGTTTATCTTTCAGGCGGCGTAGATTCATCTTTAATGGCTGTGCTTTGTAAAGAAATACACGGGAAAATTAAAACTTTCCATCTTACGGACAGCCATCATGCACCGGACCTGCCCTGGTCCAGGGATGTTGCAAAGGCAATAAATAGCGATCATTATGAAATACCTGTTACTTTGCAGGATTATCTAGCTGAACTGCCAAAATTCGTCTACCATTATGAAAATATTGTTGCCGGCGGTGTTTTTGACTTGCAGGGTGGTGTGGCTTTTCATCTACTTTGCAAAAAAGCCTCCCAGCATGTCAAGGTTGCCTTAACAGGAGAGGGCGCAGATGAACTCTTCGGCGGATATTATTGGACATACACACACCCGCTTGGTTTCGCCGACCGTTTGCGTATACGCCTGAAAGAAGCTGTAAAGAACGTTCCGAATGATAAACTGGCTATATTGGTGAACCAGCTTTTCCCGCTTCCCGAGGACGAATTACAGTATCGCTTAAATATTTTCAATGCATTATTAAAAAGCGCATTATCAAATTATCATCTCTGGAGTGTCGACCGTTCATCAGGCGCTTTTGGTTTTGAAATCCGACCATTTTATTTGTATGAGGATATAGTAAAACTGGCTGGTGATATGCCGGTAGAATACAAAGCCCCAAAACCCGGCGTCACAAAGCTGCTGTTAAAAGACGCTGCAATGAATTTTTTTGCCCGTTATGGCCTGGAAGCTATTTGTAACAGAAAGAAATTTGGCATGCCTGCTGCGCTTAATCAACTCGACAATCAAGTAAGGATTTTTATTAACAACAATGTTAGCGACGCTTATGTTCAACGTCACTATTACAAACAATACCTGACGAACAAAATTGATATATTTATGTTCGATTTATTTTTTTACTTTTACTTTCATAAAAACGGAAATTTTGAACCGGCTTTCTGCCTGGAGGAAGCCTTGGCAGGTGGTCTATTTGAAAATATGTATAGTTAG